In Candidatus Hinthialibacter antarcticus, one genomic interval encodes:
- the gspG gene encoding type II secretion system major pseudopilin GspG: MNADNRNKQNAFTLVELLLVVTIIGILAGAVLVNIGGQTQKAKITRARQDIETMSTALNMYEITIGQYPSSDQGLQALVEDPGGVDGWTKPFLSKKNFRDPWGNDYQYSYPGDQGINFDLFTTGPDGQSGTEDDLGNWEDDE, translated from the coding sequence ATGAACGCAGACAATAGGAACAAACAAAACGCATTTACCCTGGTGGAACTCTTGCTCGTGGTTACCATCATCGGAATTCTGGCAGGCGCCGTCTTGGTCAATATCGGCGGTCAGACCCAAAAGGCGAAGATTACCCGCGCCCGGCAAGATATCGAGACGATGAGCACTGCGCTAAACATGTATGAGATCACTATTGGCCAATATCCCTCATCCGACCAGGGATTGCAGGCTCTCGTCGAAGACCCCGGCGGCGTCGATGGTTGGACGAAGCCGTTTCTCTCAAAAAAGAATTTCCGCGACCCGTGGGGCAACGACTATCAATATAGTTACCCCGGCGATCAAGGCATCAACTTTGACCTGTTTACCACTGGCCCCGACGGTCAATCGGGCACCGAAGACGATCTCGGTAACTGGGAAGACGACGAGTAA